The following are encoded together in the Streptomyces tsukubensis genome:
- a CDS encoding CpaF family protein, with the protein MSLRARIAAPEEQSGSREDGHLVAVYRSKLLEEIDLAEMSSLAAGERRIRLERVLGHIISREGPVLSTSERSQLIRRVVDEALGLGVLEPLLEDASITEIMVNGPDAIFVERAGRVEQLPLRFASHDQLMQTIERIVSTVNRRVDESNPMVDARLPSGERVNVIIPPLSLTGATLTIRRFPRAYTLQELIGLGSLDEQMLMLLSAFVRARFNVIVAGGTGTGKTTLLNALSGLIPDTERIITIEDSAELQLQQSHVVRLESRPPNVEGKGRITIRDLVRNSLRMRPDRIIVGEVRGGETLDMLQAMSTGHDGSLATVHANSAEDALMRLQTLGSMSEVKIPFEALKDQINSAVDVVVQLSRHADGSRRVAEIALLLSHGREQFRITTVSRFLPHPMAADRVVRGHFQHLPLPRAIAEKLYVANEPVPPGFGIAEAIDAAHTLTREAAG; encoded by the coding sequence ATGAGCCTGCGGGCCAGGATCGCCGCACCGGAGGAGCAGAGCGGCAGCCGCGAGGACGGACACCTCGTCGCGGTCTACCGCTCCAAGCTGCTCGAAGAGATCGACCTCGCGGAGATGTCCTCCCTCGCGGCGGGCGAGCGCCGCATCCGGCTGGAACGCGTCCTCGGCCACATCATCAGCCGCGAAGGGCCCGTACTCTCCACCTCTGAGCGCTCCCAGCTGATCCGCCGTGTCGTGGACGAGGCCCTGGGGCTCGGCGTACTCGAACCGCTCCTCGAAGACGCCTCGATCACCGAGATCATGGTCAACGGCCCCGACGCGATCTTCGTGGAGCGCGCGGGCCGAGTGGAGCAGTTGCCGCTCCGCTTCGCCTCGCACGACCAGCTCATGCAGACCATCGAGCGCATCGTGTCGACCGTCAACCGCCGCGTCGACGAGTCCAACCCGATGGTCGACGCCCGCCTCCCGAGCGGAGAGCGCGTCAACGTCATCATCCCGCCGCTCTCCCTGACCGGCGCCACTCTCACCATCCGCCGGTTCCCGCGCGCCTACACCCTCCAGGAACTCATCGGCCTCGGCTCGCTCGACGAACAGATGCTGATGCTGCTCTCGGCCTTCGTACGCGCCCGGTTCAACGTCATCGTCGCGGGCGGCACAGGCACCGGTAAAACCACCCTGCTCAACGCGCTCTCCGGGCTCATCCCCGACACCGAGCGCATCATCACCATCGAGGACTCCGCCGAACTCCAGCTCCAGCAGTCGCACGTCGTACGGCTCGAATCACGGCCGCCCAACGTCGAGGGCAAGGGCCGCATCACCATCCGCGACCTCGTGCGCAACTCCCTGCGCATGCGCCCCGACCGGATCATCGTCGGTGAGGTCCGTGGCGGCGAGACCCTGGACATGCTCCAGGCGATGTCCACGGGCCACGACGGTTCCCTGGCCACCGTGCACGCCAACTCCGCCGAGGACGCGCTCATGCGGCTCCAGACCCTCGGCTCCATGTCGGAGGTGAAGATCCCCTTCGAGGCGCTGAAGGACCAGATCAACTCCGCCGTCGACGTGGTCGTCCAGCTCAGCAGGCACGCCGACGGCTCCCGTCGGGTGGCGGAGATCGCCCTGCTGCTCTCGCACGGCAGGGAACAGTTCAGGATCACCACGGTCTCCCGGTTCCTCCCCCACCCCATGGCCGCCGACCGGGTCGTACGCGGCCACTTCCAGCACCTGCCGCTGCCCCGTGCCATCGCGGAGAAGCTGTACGTGGCCAACGAGCCCGTACCGCCGGGTTTCGGGATCGCGGAGGCCATCGACGCGGCTCACACGCTCACACGAGAGGCAGCGGGATGA